Below is a genomic region from Cotesia glomerata isolate CgM1 linkage group LG5, MPM_Cglom_v2.3, whole genome shotgun sequence.
GTGctggtatttatttaatagtcgAAAAACTAAAGTTGTTGGCTTacagaaatctttttaaaaaagtttggttGGCTTTAAATACTCATCAAATACCAGtcagtaatttattaacagctTTGGAGATTTATGGAGTCGAAGATGTTGATATGGATGAAACTGAATGTCTAGTAGCTAATTTAATATATGAAGGCAAGATCAAAGGATATATTTCAcatcaacataaaaaactTGTTATTTCTAAACAAAATCCGTTTCCTCGACtttcatcaattatttaaaaattttaattgtatttaattaatttatatttttttttaatatatactaagataaaagacccagttattgacactggcctagttattgacacttgcaattttattttaattaaaaaaaaaaatcaactctaataaattaataaatataatttttgaattataaattaaaaaaaaattgtttttttaagattttatttttttaattagaataaaattgcaggtgtcaaacaactagtgtcaataactgggtcttttaccttgaATCGATTTCCAATTAAATCAAgttgtttaaatattattgaataattttatttaaaattatgttttgTGAATAAGATAAGTGTTTTAATATCATTCGCATCACGTGTAAAAAAGCGTCATcacaagaaataaaaaatattttgtaaatttacaaaataaaaactaaaatttataattatatttacatatatatttttttatttgtacatAGTGAGTGAAATTTGAATgtacacacagaaaaaaagattcacttgagccaagaaaatatttttcttcctaattattttcttgagcaaaaaaaaatttttttttgacaagaaatttcacttattccaacaaaattaattctctggctttaagaaatacgtatcttgatccaagaaaatttatttaagtaaagaaaatcttgttttgagaaaattcagcctcttgcttcaaaaaatttagttcttgacagaagtaaattttcttgtcttgagaaaatttctctcttgctccaaaaaattaaatataaagatagaagtaaattttcattaatatttgtattgattaacatgtcaaatgggaagaccaaataatattgaatcattttttttcattcaatatgtataattgcacgctaaaataatataaaatgagtatcaaatattcaagagaaaaattttctcaaggtgagaaaattttttctcagctgaagtaagtAGCGCTGCTTCccaaaaataatctaaaaatcttgatgaaatataaaaatttattgtatcaagtatttatgataatttgaattaagaaaaaattacttccaccaagaatagaattacaagaaaaatttttacttcggccaacacaactttggGCTTttttcaggcacccgaaaattttcttgagacaagaatttttttctccagtcaagaaatttttctttctgtgtagtttTTGGAtagtatatttaattaatttttttcgcttgCTCTTCAGTATTTTTGTGCTTCCACTTGTTGATAGCTAATTGAAGTAAATCTCGGTTCTCGTATCCCCATGATAATAATACTATACAGAACATTATACCTCCAATAaaaacatgtaaaaatttgtaGTTAGGGAAGTAATaagactgaaaaaaataaaaaaattatgttatttCATTAGATGTCAgtcaagtgaattttttaataataaaaacacttACATGAGATAAACCAGTGATGAAAATTGAAATGCTGAGAGataaaaagaagaattttgtGGGTATTAATCCACGTAGTGGTTTATAGTTCTTCAATAGCATGTGTCTTTgggtaataaatataattgaataataaattctaattatcATATTTACACAGTTTCCAAATATCAAACCAACTGGACCCAGCCATCTAGTAAATGTATATGACGTGACAAAAAATGCGATTgattggaaaaaataaatataatatctaTTAATTATATCATTGTCCGCTGTCGCATTTGTATAACATTCTGTTATTCCATTTATTGCCAATAATAATATGGAAATACTGTGGACTCTCATCAGAAGAATAGGAAGATCATTAGTCAGTTTGTCTCCACCGTATAACCAAAGTAGAGTTGATGAATAATATTGACCGAATACTAAAACTACTAAACCAAACGATGTCAAACAGGACGTCAAATGCTTCAATACATCAACACTTTCTCGAACTTTTACCTGTTATCGAAGCATCgtcaacaatttaattgataaattataatcttatagtaaaaataatcatttaattttgatttcacGTACAGGGTCTTGTTGTGTCAATGGCTCATTTCTTTTTATTGTTTGTGTAAAATAGAAGTATGCACTTTCTTCAACAGGTCGAAATATAAATCTTGCAGGCAGAGATCCAAGATTGCTTACAATATCATAGGTaccctgaaaaaattttaattatctatattattaagaaaataagaaaagttttgTGTcaaggatagtcatatgataaaattggtttCTTCAGTGAAATTttgtgtcattgcaaaggtcttgatttgaatttatgccttttcaaatttcatatcattttcaccgatagtcaatttgttataagtatttaggctgcattcgaaaatgctctatctcttgatacataattaagaaattagcttgtatcttgtgaactattgacatttttaaagatataagctcaccccgacattacactcattgggacctttcatttgagtacccacatcaatttttcatatatttacatatattatatacatgtatatatgaaaaatatatcaaaatgcatgttggtactcaaatgaaaggttttgatgagtgtaatgtcgggatgagcttatatctttaaaaatgtcaatagttaagaaagtacagtgcaatttaatataattaagttAAGGAacgatcttgtatcttgtgaaatattgacatttttaaagatataagctcatcccgacattacactcttcaaaacctttcatttaagtacccatatcattttttcatatatttatatatattatatatatgtatttatgaaaaatatatcaaaaatgcatgtgggtactcaaatgaaagctcttgatgagtgtaacatcgggatgagcttatatctttaaaaacatcgatagttaagaaagtacagtgcaatttaacataattcagaaacgaccttgtgtcttgtaaactattgatatttttaaagatataagctcactcctacattacactaatcgagatctttcatttgagtacccacatcaatttttcatatatttatatatgttatatatttatgtatatatgaaaaatgtatcaaaatgcatgtgggtactcagatgaaagctcttgacgagtgtaacatcgagatgagcttatatctttaaaaacgtcaatatttaagaaagtacagtgcaatttaacaaaagtcattatctaataaagcaaaattttatttatttatagttcacaagtcacggcagtcacatagtgactgcaaggttgctagtttaatCTATTCAAGTATTTGCTACTTATTTCTTACCTGTTCTGCAAATGACAATAATGGCCATATCGtcataatgattttttcaccTTCAGCTAGACATAGCATTGTAAAACTTTGCTTGAAGAAACTCCAAGTGAGTTTCACGAGATTTTTATCGAATTTCGATtcctgtaataatattttcagtgtaatttttaatttaattcaattatttttctctttaatacCTTATTTTCTAGTTGTGATGGGAAAAATTCAGCTACAGATTTAAAAGGAAAATCctcattaacatttttagaattgTTTCTATTTTCTTGCTTATCCCGACTTGACGTTGATTGAtgatcatcattattattagtccgctttagattatttttaatgtaccaattaatataaatgtaaGGAGTTATTGTGTAAAATAATGTCGCAACTATTTGGGCAACACCAAAAGCCAGCAATGCACTGTCAGGTTGATATAAAACTATTAGAACAAATATTACTGTACGAAGCACGATTGTAACAGTTTCTATTGCAATctataattcaattaaaaatatcaatttttgtttaatttaataaatcagtctaaatttaataaattagtctAAAActaaatgatgaaaaaaaaatttaccttacACCGTACAAAAAGAAATGTACTCAATActaattgtattattaaggaaaagaaataaataatacaggAAATAACTACAGCATAAACTGCAAAATCGTAATATAATGGTAAGTCTTCAACTGTTGATAGTACATACAGCCAtataaatccaaaaaaaattgatatcgCCGACCAAATTAGTActctgaaattaatttaatatgacaagaatatttttaaaaaatattatagagtaaaataatatttattcttacAGTATCCAGAACATGTTGACAACTTGAGCCCAATTATGAGCTGATGCATCGGTTAGACAAGCTTTTAAAAAAGGTTCTCGACATATCATAAATATGACAGACTCCAGTAGAAGGAGCCTGACATTCATAACACCAAGTACTTTTTCACCAACATGTCGAATAATAAACAcatttagaaaaaatgttaTACCACGGCATAAAATCtgaaatcataaataatttaattgcaattaaacagTATAtggtttataaatatataagtttttataaatattatcattacttgtagattaatat
It encodes:
- the LOC123264514 gene encoding protein RFT1 homolog, which gives rise to MARNILSTSLTNAFFNINLQILCRGITFFLNVFIIRHVGEKVLGVMNVRLLLLESVIFMICREPFLKACLTDASAHNWAQVVNMFWILVLIWSAISIFFGFIWLYVLSTVEDLPLYYDFAVYAVVISCIIYFFSLIIQLVLSTFLFVRCKIAIETVTIVLRTVIFVLIVLYQPDSALLAFGVAQIVATLFYTITPYIYINWYIKNNLKRTNNNDDHQSTSSRDKQENRNNSKNVNEDFPFKSVAEFFPSQLENKESKFDKNLVKLTWSFFKQSFTMLCLAEGEKIIMTIWPLLSFAEQGTYDIVSNLGSLPARFIFRPVEESAYFYFTQTIKRNEPLTQQDPVKVRESVDVLKHLTSCLTSFGLVVLVFGQYYSSTLLWLYGGDKLTNDLPILLMRVHSISILLLAINGITECYTNATADNDIINRYYIYFFQSIAFFVTSYTFTRWLGPVGLIFGNCVNMIIRIYYSIIFITQRHMLLKNYKPLRGLIPTKFFFLSLSISIFITGLSHSYYFPNYKFLHVFIGGIMFCIVLLSWGYENRDLLQLAINKWKHKNTEEQAKKIN